The nucleotide sequence CTCGGGCGACCTTCTCTTGAGGTTTAACTCACATCCTGAAATAAGGCGCGGGGGCCTTCAGGCCCTGAACGCGGGCCTTGGGGCGGGCCCTGAACGTGGGGAGGCCTCGCCCGGCCTCAGACCTTGCGGAGTCCGCTGAGGAGAAGCTCCGCCAGTTGCTCGTACGCCTCGGCGTCGGCGAGACCGGTCGCCGCGGCCACCTGGCGCCGCTGGATGCGGACCATCACCGAGGAGATGACGTCGGCGGCGAAGGTCACGTGCACCTCGCGGAACACGCCCGCCCGGACGCCCTCCTCGATCAGCTGCTGGACCCGGCCGGCGGCCGCGCGCGTGTTGCGCTCGTACACCTCCGCCGCCGGTTCGAACGCGGCCACGTCGTCGAAGAACTGCGGCGACACCGGCGCCAGCTCGGCCGAGACCGCCCGCAGATAGGCGGCGAGCCGCTCGGCCGGATCGCTCGCGGCGGCCAGGACCGCCTCGACCCGGGCCGTGGCGCGCCGGAAGAAGTGCACCACCGCCGCCCTCACCAGCTGCTCCTTGCTGCCGGCCAGGCCGTACAGGGTCCGCTTCGAGCAGCGCAGCCGGGCGGCCAGGTCGTCGAGCGTCAGCCGGGCGAACCCCTCGCCCACGAGGAGGGCGACGAGTTCCTCGAAGAGGGCGGAGCGGCGGGCCGCGCCGCGGCCCGTGAGCTTCGGGGTGTCGGCGGCTGAGGTCTCGATCACCTGGTCAGTATTCCAGGCCGGTCCTCGTGGGGGTTACGGCGGCACCCTTCTGCGCTACTCTCAGCGGTACTGCAGTACCTTTCCCAGTACCACTTTGCGCGCCGCTGGAGTCGCCATGGATGTCGACCGCCTGCTTCCCACCCCCGAGGCAGCGGACCTCATCGCCCTCACCCGGGAGATCGCCGACAAGGAGCTCTCTCCCAAGGTGGACGAGTACGAGGCCGCCGAGACGTACCCCGAAGGGCTCTTCACGACCCTCGGCGAGGCCGGTCTCCTCGGCCTGCCGTACCCGGAGGAGTACGGCGGCGGAGGCCAGCCCTACGAGGTCTACCTCCAGGTCCTCGAAGAGCTCGCCGCGCGCTGGGCGGCCGTCGCCGTCGCCACCAGCGTCCACACCCTCGCCTGCCACCCGCTGCACACCTTCGGCACCGCCGAGCAGAAGGAACGCTGGCTGCCCGCGATGCTGGAGGGCCGCATGATCGGCGGCTACAGCCTCTCCGAGCCCCAGGCCGGCTCCGACGCGGCCGCCCTCAGCTGCAAGGCCGAGCGGCAGGACGACGGCAGCGGGTACCGGATCCACGGCACCAAGGCGTGGATCACCCACGGCGGCCGGGCCGGGTTCTACGCCCTCTTCGCCCGCACCGCCCCCGGCAGCCACGGCATCTCCTGCTTCCTCGCGCCCGGCGCCACCGAGGGCCTCAGCTTCGGCGCCCCCGAACGCAAGATGGGCCTCCAGGCGGTCCCCACCACCTCCGCCTACTGGGACGGCGCCCTCCTGGAGGCCGACCGGCTCGTCGGCGACGAGGGGCAGGGCCTCCAGATCGCCTTCAGCGCCCTCGACAGCGGCCGCCTCGGCATCGCCGCCTGCGCCACCGGCCTCGCCCAGGCCGCCCTCGACGCCGCCGTCTCCTACGCCAACGAGCGCACCACCTTCGGCCGCCGGATCATCGACCACCAGGGCCTCGGCTTCCTCCTCGCCGACATGGCCGCC is from Streptomyces venezuelae ATCC 10712 and encodes:
- a CDS encoding acyl-CoA dehydrogenase family protein → MDVDRLLPTPEAADLIALTREIADKELSPKVDEYEAAETYPEGLFTTLGEAGLLGLPYPEEYGGGGQPYEVYLQVLEELAARWAAVAVATSVHTLACHPLHTFGTAEQKERWLPAMLEGRMIGGYSLSEPQAGSDAAALSCKAERQDDGSGYRIHGTKAWITHGGRAGFYALFARTAPGSHGISCFLAPGATEGLSFGAPERKMGLQAVPTTSAYWDGALLEADRLVGDEGQGLQIAFSALDSGRLGIAACATGLAQAALDAAVSYANERTTFGRRIIDHQGLGFLLADMAAAVDAARATYLDAARRRDLGRPFSRQASAAKLLATDTAMKVTTDAVQVLGGYGYTRDFPVERYMREAKITQIFEGTNQIQRLVISRGLVA
- a CDS encoding TetR/AcrR family transcriptional regulator; its protein translation is MIETSAADTPKLTGRGAARRSALFEELVALLVGEGFARLTLDDLAARLRCSKRTLYGLAGSKEQLVRAAVVHFFRRATARVEAVLAAASDPAERLAAYLRAVSAELAPVSPQFFDDVAAFEPAAEVYERNTRAAAGRVQQLIEEGVRAGVFREVHVTFAADVISSVMVRIQRRQVAAATGLADAEAYEQLAELLLSGLRKV